A region of the Emcibacteraceae bacterium genome:
CGTGCCAGCCGATCCCGGTATTGATAATATTGACACCTACTTTTTCCAGCGCTTTGCCGAGCTTAATGACCTCTGGCAATGTACTGCCATCCTCGACCAGATCAATCATTGAAAGCCGATAAATAATAATAAAATTATTGCCGACTGCTTTTCTTACCCGCCGCACCACTTCAAGGGGGAAACGCATACGGTTTTCATAAGAACCGCCCCATTTGTCATTTCGCCGGTTGGTGCGGTGGACAATAAACTGGTTTATGAAATATCCTTCTGAACCCATAATCTCAACACCATCATAGCCCGCTTTTTTTGCCAGTTCGGCACATCTTGCAAAATCATCTATGGATTTTTCAATTTCCTCTTCGGAAACTTCATGTGGCTTGAACGGATTGATCGGTGCCTGAATGGCGGAAGGTGCCACCGAATTCGAATGCGCGGCATATCGTCCTGAATGCAGGATCTGCATACATATTTTGCCGCCTGCTTTATGAACGGCTTCGGTCACTGTACTGTGGTTATTAACATCCTTTTCATTTGCCATTTGCCCGGCACCGGCAAAAACCGCCCCTTCCGCATTTGGCGAAATACCGCCCGTCACAATCAGCCCTACACCGCCTCTGGCTCTCTCGGCATAAAATGCAGCCATGCGGTCAAACCCTCCCGGCACCTCTTCCAGACCCGTATGCATTGACCCCATAAGGATACGGTTTTTAAGCTGACAAAACCCCAAATCAAGAGGTTCCATAAAATGCGGATAAAATTTATTCATCTTTATGGGACGCTCTTTTTGCCACAAAAGCTTCAAATGCAGCCTTGACCGGTTCAGATGAAAAGCATTTTAAGAACTCAACCATTTCCCGGTCAAACGTCTTCATCCTTTTTTTACTGTCATGGCTCATAAGCTTCTTTGTCGCCAATACGGCCTGCGTTGGCATGGCGGTGATGGTTTTTGCGCTTTGAAAGGCCATTTCAAGCGGGTTTTCAACGACAGCCGTCAGCAGTCCGTCTTTTGATGCTCGTTCCGCGGTAATGGTATCGCCCAGCAGGAGCCATTCAGAAGCCCTTGCCCGACCCATCAGCTGAGGCATGATATAGCTGGCTGCTGCTTCCGGGCTAAGGCCCAGTTTTACAAAAGGCATTGAAAAACTGGCTTCCGGTGATGCATAGACAAGATCACAATGGAGCAGCATTGTTGTGCCAATACCGACAGCAACCCCCTCCACCGCAGCGATAATCGGTTTTGGAAAATGGATCAGTGTATCAATGAATGCTGGTGCTACATGATTTCGGCTGAAGGATTGATTTTGCTGAAGCTCAATAAAATCATCAATGTCATTTCCGGCGGAAAAACATTCTTTTTCACCCGAAATAAGGACCAGTTTAACATCATCATTCTGTTCAACATCGTTCAGCATTTTTGTAAGCGCACGGTACATTTCAAAAGACAATGAATTCATCTTTTCCGCTCTGCTAATTTTTATATGAAGAATTTGGTTTGATAGTTCTGCAACCAGACTGGAGGGTAAATTATCAATTTTCATCTTATTCTATTCCCTTGTTGATTGACTTAAATTTAAAATATACCCTTAAGTCTACGAAGCATCCAGCCTGTAATTGATTTTTGGAAATATACCGATGACAAGCGACATAAAACTAGAACCCCTTGCACTGGCCGATTGGGATCCTTCCCTGTCAGAAATTATTGATGACATGAACGGCAGGCCGCTTAATGTTCATAGCCTGATGGCCCATAATCCTGAGCTTCTAAAAGCCTGGTGGAATTTCAGAAATTATTCCGTCAATGGCGGCTCGCTTGGAAGGAGAAAGGGAGAACTGGTCATTTTACGCGTGGCCGTTCATATGAAATCCTGGTACGAATGGGCATCCCATGTTGATCGCTCGCTTTCCTGTGGCCTTAGTATGGATGAAATAAACCGGGTTAAAAAAGAAACCGTTAAGGACTGGGAGCCTTCTGAGGCCATATTACTAAGCGCCGTGGATGAACTTATTAAAAATCACGCGCTTTCTCAGGAAACACTGTCCGCTCTTAAAGACCATTATAGCCATAAGCAAATTATGGACATCATCGCCATCCACGGTATGTATATTATTTTAGGCTGCATGATTAACAGCTGGGGCCTTGAACTTGATCCTCATATAAATGAAAGACTGCCGGAAGGGATGGTGGAAGATAAATTTATGTTTGTCTGAAAAGCGATCTAATTAAATTGATCCAATTCGGATTATTTAAATCTTTAAAGTACTTATGTAAGAAAGCATTTTGTCGGCAAGTCTGTTCCTGTCATATGCATCAGCGAGTTTTTTCTCTCCACATTGAATGTTTGCATATAAAATTCTATTATTTTTAATTTCGGTCACCGACTTTATAAACTCCTCTTCATTTTCCGGTTCAAAATAGAGACCTGCATTATATTGTTCAACTATTTCACGAGCTTGTCCATCCACACCCAGGAGAATTGGTTTACTCATTGCAGCAGATTCAAATATTTTAGAGGGTATTACTGCCTTAAAAGTATCAGACTTTTTTAATGGAACTAACACAGCATCAGATAAACCTACATATTCAGAAACTTCATCTTTAGAAACAGGAGGAAGAAAAGTGACATTGTTCAACTCCAATTCTCCTGCTAATTGTTCAGTAGACAATTTTGCGGCTCCATCCCCTACAAACAAAAAGTGAATAGAAGAGTCATTTATTTTTTTCAAAGTTCTGATTATGAAATCCAGTCCATGCGCCATGCCATGAGTACCAATATAACCAATGATAAACTTATTTTCTAAATTCAGTTTTTTAAGCAGTTTTTCATTTTTTTCTTTGACAGGAAATTTTTGAGGGTCAACACCATTTGTTACAACATGAATTTTTTCTGCCGGAATGCCTCGTCCAATCAGATGTTTTTTAAAGGCATCAGACACTGGAATAATCATATCGGCACTCCTATACATGAACTGCTCAATTTTTTCAAAAATCTCAATTGCTATACCTTTTTTCATTGCCCCCACAGAAACAATGGATTCCGGCCAAAGGTCACGAAGCTCAAAAACCCATGGCCGCATTTTCAACTTAGATAAAGACCATCCGGTAAAAGTCGTAAAAAATTGTGGTGATGTAGCAATGATAACGTCACAAGATTGAAAAAGTCCCACCCAGAATGCCATAAATGCAAAACTTGTATAATCTATTATTCTTTTAAGGAACCCTTCGTTTGCGGTAATATAGCTCCAAACACGAATAACTTTTATTCCATCAATATACTCTTTTTGGTACAATTTGTTTTTAAACCCATCATAAACTTTTCCCTGGGGAAAATTTGGCACACAGGTGATAATCGTAACATCTGCTCCACTCTCAACCCAACGTTTGCAATGGTCATAGGTACGGGCCGCTGGCGCATTGACTTCAGGAGGAAAATTATCTGTTATAAAAAGGACCTTCATATAGAAATCTTGGTTGTCAGTTGTTTTATAAATGTTATTTCCAGAACTTTAGCAGGAATTAGATTATTAAATTTGGGTGCATATTCATACTCTTTAATATTGATGGAAATATCCCCTTCAAATTCGATTTTGATAGGGCCAGCATTAATAACATTTTCTTCAATTGATACCAATATATTGGGATGGAAATGTATTCTCGCCGTCGCTATATTAGAATTTTGGACTTTATCAATAAGTTTGACAAATCCCTTATCAAAGTAAAACTCTCTTTTATGGCGTATTTTTTTTGATTTATAGATAAAATACTCAGCGGAAACATTATAGTTATTCACTTCTCTTTTTATTATTCTGGCCCTTCTGGCTACTCTGAAAGCACCCCAGATTTCACTTTG
Encoded here:
- a CDS encoding carboxymuconolactone decarboxylase family protein; its protein translation is MTSDIKLEPLALADWDPSLSEIIDDMNGRPLNVHSLMAHNPELLKAWWNFRNYSVNGGSLGRRKGELVILRVAVHMKSWYEWASHVDRSLSCGLSMDEINRVKKETVKDWEPSEAILLSAVDELIKNHALSQETLSALKDHYSHKQIMDIIAIHGMYIILGCMINSWGLELDPHINERLPEGMVEDKFMFV
- a CDS encoding glycosyltransferase family 4 protein, coding for MKVLFITDNFPPEVNAPAARTYDHCKRWVESGADVTIITCVPNFPQGKVYDGFKNKLYQKEYIDGIKVIRVWSYITANEGFLKRIIDYTSFAFMAFWVGLFQSCDVIIATSPQFFTTFTGWSLSKLKMRPWVFELRDLWPESIVSVGAMKKGIAIEIFEKIEQFMYRSADMIIPVSDAFKKHLIGRGIPAEKIHVVTNGVDPQKFPVKEKNEKLLKKLNLENKFIIGYIGTHGMAHGLDFIIRTLKKINDSSIHFLFVGDGAAKLSTEQLAGELELNNVTFLPPVSKDEVSEYVGLSDAVLVPLKKSDTFKAVIPSKIFESAAMSKPILLGVDGQAREIVEQYNAGLYFEPENEEEFIKSVTEIKNNRILYANIQCGEKKLADAYDRNRLADKMLSYISTLKI
- a CDS encoding enoyl-CoA hydratase-related protein → MKIDNLPSSLVAELSNQILHIKISRAEKMNSLSFEMYRALTKMLNDVEQNDDVKLVLISGEKECFSAGNDIDDFIELQQNQSFSRNHVAPAFIDTLIHFPKPIIAAVEGVAVGIGTTMLLHCDLVYASPEASFSMPFVKLGLSPEAAASYIMPQLMGRARASEWLLLGDTITAERASKDGLLTAVVENPLEMAFQSAKTITAMPTQAVLATKKLMSHDSKKRMKTFDREMVEFLKCFSSEPVKAAFEAFVAKRASHKDE